The nucleotide sequence CGCGGACTTCGGCAATGACGTCGTCCAAGAACTTGCGACCGGTCGGGCGATCGGGACCGCCAAAGGTCATCGCACCGCCCAACAGGACGACGGCCGGGTCGACGTTTTGGCAAAGCATGCCGATGGCTCTGCCGACATAAGCGGCGGTTTCCCGGATCGTCGCGATGCAATCCGGGTCACCCGCTTCGGCGCGTCGGGCGATTTCGCGAGGCGTGATGTCAGCGGGCTCGTTCGCCGCCACACCATCGGCGATCCGGTCTTTCAGGCGTCGCTGCACGCCAGCGGCACCGGCATAGGTTTCCAGATGCCCGCGGCTGCCGCAGGTACAAGGCCACGCCGCATCGCCAAAGTCGATGGCGATGTGGCCTAGTTCGCCCGCGCATCCGTGGTCCCCGCCGTGCGGTCGTCCACCCAGCACCAATCCACATCCGATGCCGGTTCCCAGGGTGACCAACCCTAGTGACTGGTGCCCCAGATTTCGCATCGCGTGCTCGGCTAAGGCCGCCGCGTTCGCGTCGTTCAGTACGGCACAGGGAAGTCCCGTTTGGGCTTGCATCTGATCCAGCAACGGGACGTTCAGCCAACCGGGTAAATTGACGACTTCCTTCAGTTGACAGGTCGCCTGGTCCAAGACACCGGGCACCGCCAACCCGACCGCAGTGATTTGGCAGTGATCTTTCGATGTGGCCGTTTTTTCCGCCCCCAAGGCGTTGTTGCCGAACCGCAATGCATGTTCGAACACCGCGATCGGCGTCCCCAACGATGGTGTCGGCGTGCGGTCACTTGCGACGATTTGTCCTTCGTAATCAAACAAGCCCACTTTGACATCGGTGCCACCGACGTCGATGCCCAGCACGTACTCATGAGACATCGTTTCGTTCGCGGCGGCGGCTTTCGGCGTGATCAAAGACGGCATGGACGAGGGCATTGTCAAAGGCGGGGCGTCAATCGATAGCGTGGATCGCCCAGTGTATTCACCGCGTTCAGGATCGGTTTGCCAGCCACCGAATGGAGGCAATGGCGACATCGGGGCCATCGGCGATGACTATCATAGACGCTTTCGCGCATCGCCCCGCTGGGTCGTCGTCGCGTTTCATTCTTGATTCACCGGTAGACAATCATGGTCCTGTGCCGATGCACCCGTTTGCTTCACTCGCGTTTGGTCGCCTTGGTTGGGGCAGTAATTGTCCTTAGCCAGTCGGCCGGCGCGGCTTCTCCCAACGTCCTGGTGATCATCACGGACGAGCATAACTTTCGAACCCTTGGGTGCTATCGCGACCTGATGCCCGCCGAGCAGGCGGAGATGTGGGGGCCCGGCGCGATCGTGCCGACGCCTCACCTGGATCGTTTGGCCGACGAAGGTGGCATTTGCACGCGGGCCTTTGCAACGTCGCCGGTGTGTTCGCCCAGTCGCGCCGCGATGATCACCGGGCTGTATCCGCATACAACCGGCGTGCCGGCCAATGATTTGGAATTGCGGCAAGACATACCCACGTTGGCCACCGTGTTGGGTGATGCCGGATATCGAACCGCTTTTGTCGGAAAGTGGCATTTGGGCGGCGATTCGAAACCGGGGTGGGCCCCAAAGATTGACGGCGGTTT is from Crateriforma conspicua and encodes:
- a CDS encoding ROK family protein, encoding MPSLITPKAAAANETMSHEYVLGIDVGGTDVKVGLFDYEGQIVASDRTPTPSLGTPIAVFEHALRFGNNALGAEKTATSKDHCQITAVGLAVPGVLDQATCQLKEVVNLPGWLNVPLLDQMQAQTGLPCAVLNDANAAALAEHAMRNLGHQSLGLVTLGTGIGCGLVLGGRPHGGDHGCAGELGHIAIDFGDAAWPCTCGSRGHLETYAGAAGVQRRLKDRIADGVAANEPADITPREIARRAEAGDPDCIATIRETAAYVGRAIGMLCQNVDPAVVLLGGAMTFGGPDRPTGRKFLDDVIAEVRATTLVQVGTQVTIDFASLKNNAGMIGAAKFASLAAQIDHDAHH